One Cellulomonas taurus genomic region harbors:
- a CDS encoding phosphotransferase, whose product MRSPLALAALATVAVPGFDARAVRATDSGGDDDTAVVTDAQNARWVVRAPRSSAAGAALEAELVLLGGLAQAVDDGKLPFDVPRTVGTAPLDEGGRAVMYRQLKGRPVPLDRLQPGPGTAAALGRAIGALHELPPTLIEEAGLPVYDAAAYRQRRQSEVDEAARTGRVPATLLRRWEERLEDIALWKFSPTVVHGDLSADHVLTADGEITGVLSWGEAKVADPADDLAWLLVAAPQDAVDSVMEAYQLRRTELTDPFIADRALLAGELALVRWLLYGVRTHDDEVIADAVSMLDELDEQTRELPDPEPVAD is encoded by the coding sequence GTGCGTTCACCCCTTGCTCTCGCCGCCCTCGCGACCGTCGCCGTGCCCGGCTTCGATGCCCGTGCCGTGCGGGCGACCGACTCCGGGGGTGACGACGACACCGCCGTGGTGACGGACGCCCAGAACGCCCGCTGGGTGGTGCGCGCACCACGGTCGTCGGCCGCCGGTGCCGCGTTGGAGGCCGAGCTGGTGCTGCTCGGCGGACTCGCGCAGGCGGTGGACGACGGCAAGCTGCCCTTCGACGTGCCGCGCACCGTCGGCACCGCCCCATTGGACGAGGGCGGGCGCGCGGTGATGTACCGCCAGCTCAAGGGCCGCCCGGTGCCGCTCGACCGCCTGCAGCCGGGGCCCGGCACCGCCGCCGCCCTGGGCCGGGCGATCGGCGCGCTGCACGAACTGCCGCCGACCCTGATCGAGGAGGCGGGGCTGCCGGTGTACGACGCCGCCGCCTACCGCCAGCGCCGCCAGTCCGAGGTGGACGAGGCAGCGCGCACCGGCCGGGTCCCGGCGACCCTGCTGCGCCGGTGGGAGGAGCGGCTGGAGGACATCGCGCTGTGGAAGTTCAGCCCGACCGTCGTGCACGGCGACCTGTCCGCCGATCACGTGCTGACCGCCGACGGAGAGATCACCGGCGTGCTCAGCTGGGGTGAGGCCAAGGTGGCCGACCCGGCGGACGACCTGGCGTGGCTTCTGGTGGCGGCACCGCAGGACGCCGTGGACTCGGTGATGGAGGCGTACCAGCTGCGCCGCACCGAGCTGACCGACCCGTTCATCGCCGACCGCGCACTGCTGGCGGGTGAGCTGGCCCTGGTCCGGTGGCTGCTCTACGGCGTGCGCACCCACGACGACGAGGTGATCGCCGACGCCGTCTCGATGCTGGACGAGCTGGACGAGCAGACCCGCGAGCTGCCCGACCCGGAGC
- the nudC gene encoding NAD(+) diphosphatase codes for MLDSELPLSRTVTDRAADLRRDPALLDRLIEQQDSRVLLVSSGKVVARTDGRRPSVVWFSPAEAALRAPTGSLAERWAFLGYDDADRIPGVAVTESTDRTPPAYLAHQVPDPEVAALPADARWVPLREIGADLSARDAGLATAAVALYEWHVRHPRCPRCGAVTYTVQSGWVRRCVADGSEHYPRTDPAVIMAVVDPDDRLLLANSAAWPAKRYSTLAGFVEPGESVEHAIRREVREESAIVVGDVEYQGSQPWPFPASLMLGFRAHATSTEIAVDGDELADAQWFTRAELHRAVAVGEVILPPHTSIARALIEDWFGGELPAGPQPDAWRDSVAATNAGPAGHADDGGA; via the coding sequence GTGCTCGACTCCGAACTCCCGCTGTCGCGCACGGTGACCGACCGTGCCGCCGACCTCCGTCGCGACCCCGCCCTGCTGGACCGTCTGATCGAGCAGCAGGACAGCCGGGTGCTGCTGGTCAGCTCCGGCAAGGTCGTGGCCCGCACCGACGGCCGTCGCCCGTCCGTGGTCTGGTTCTCCCCGGCGGAGGCCGCCCTGCGCGCGCCCACCGGATCGCTGGCCGAGCGCTGGGCGTTCCTCGGCTACGACGACGCCGACCGGATCCCCGGGGTGGCCGTCACCGAGTCCACCGACCGCACGCCACCGGCCTATCTCGCGCACCAGGTGCCCGACCCCGAGGTCGCCGCCCTCCCGGCCGACGCGCGCTGGGTGCCGCTGCGCGAGATCGGCGCCGACCTGTCGGCCCGGGACGCCGGTCTGGCCACCGCCGCGGTCGCGCTCTACGAGTGGCACGTCCGCCACCCGCGCTGCCCCCGCTGCGGGGCGGTGACCTACACCGTCCAGTCGGGATGGGTGCGTCGCTGCGTCGCGGACGGCTCCGAGCACTACCCGCGCACGGACCCGGCGGTCATCATGGCCGTGGTCGACCCGGACGACCGGCTGCTGCTGGCGAACTCCGCCGCCTGGCCGGCCAAGCGGTACTCGACCCTGGCCGGGTTCGTGGAGCCGGGGGAGTCGGTGGAGCACGCGATCCGGCGCGAGGTGCGCGAGGAGTCGGCGATCGTGGTCGGGGACGTCGAGTACCAGGGCAGCCAGCCGTGGCCGTTCCCCGCGTCGCTGATGCTCGGCTTCCGGGCGCACGCCACCAGCACCGAGATCGCCGTGGACGGTGACGAGCTGGCCGACGCGCAGTGGTTCACCCGGGCCGAGCTGCACCGCGCCGTGGCGGTGGGCGAGGTGATCCTGCCGCCGCACACCTCGATCGCCCGGGCCCTGATCGAGGACTGGTTCGGCGGCGAGCTGCCCGCCGGCCCGCAGCCGGACGCCTGGCGGGACTCGGTGGCGGCGACCAACGCCGGCCCCGCCGGTCACGCGGACGACGGCGGGGCCTGA